DNA sequence from the Selenomonas timonae genome:
GAGATGGCAGCGGCGGGCGTTGTCCTCCGTCAGAACTATACAGACTACAACGTCATGGGGATCTCGGCGGTTCTCTTGAATCTCCGACGCATCTTTGCCCTCCTCGACGACCTCACGCGGCTCATGGAGGAGGAGCGTCCAGATGTTCTCGTCATCATCGACTATCCGGACTTTAATTGGCGGCTCGCGGCGCGAGCAAAAGAGCGGGGCATCCCCGTTTTTTCTTATATTCCGCCCTCTGCGTGGGCGTGGCGCAAGGGACGCGCAAAGTCCTGCGCCAGGGTTGCGGACGAGATCGTCGCCATCTTCCCTCACGAGCTGCCGCCCTATGAGGCGGCGGGCGCAAACATCTCCTTCGTCGGCAATCCGCTCATCGACACCGTGCGTGCGGAGATGGGCGAAGAGGAGGCGCGGCGCCACTTCGGCGTCGCAGATGGGGAGATCCCCGTGCTCCTTATGCCGGGCAGCCGCCGCGAGGAAATTGAGCGGCTGCTGGCGCCGATGCTCGGTGCGGCGGAGATCCTTGCCGCGCGGGACAGCGCGCGGCGATTCTTCCTGCCCGTAGCGGGCGGTGTCGATACAGCTCAGATTCAGCGGCATCTTGCGGCGTCCTCTGTGGAGGTGACGCTCACCTATGACGCGCGCTATGCGCTCATGGGGATCGCGCGCGCGGCAATCGCGGCGTCGGGGACAGTCATCATGGAGGCAGCGATTATGGGGCTGCCCGCTGTTGTCCTCTATCGGATGTCTGTGCTCTCCTATCTCGTCGGACGCCTGCTTGTCGATGTGCCGCGCTTCTCCCTGCCGAATATTCTGCTTGGGGAAACGTTTGAAACAGAGCTGCTGCAAGACGAAGTGCAGCCTGAGCGCATCGCCGAGGCGATGGAGAACATCATCGCGGACGGTGCGGCGCGCGACTATGTGACGGAGCGTCTCGCGCGCGCCGTCGCTGTGCTCGGAGAGCCGAATGCCGCGCGCCGCGTGGCGGAGAAGATTCTTGCGCTTGCGAGAACTTCTGAAACGTGAATTTGATTGGCGTGCGGAAGGGAGTTGCGCTCTGAGTGCCCCTTTCGTCACGCCTGTGGCGTGCCACTTCCCCCGTGGCGGTCAACGTCATCCAATCACACTTCGCTAAAGCTCGTGTTCTTGGGACGTTTTCGCATACGACCTGTTACCCGCTCAGCTGCGCCTTTCAGGCTTGCTTCTCGGACAGGTCAGCAACGGGGGAAGCTAATATGCCGTAGTGCAAAGCCTCCCCCGCCAGAGCGGAGGAGGGGGATCGCGTAAGCGGTGGAAGGGGCGCTTTGAGCGTCTTCTGACAGGACTTCCCCTTATTTATCCTTTCCGCAGGAGAACTATGAAGAATTACACAAGACTGCTTGCCTATATGCGCCCGTACGTGAAGAA
Encoded proteins:
- the lpxB gene encoding lipid-A-disaccharide synthase, whose protein sequence is MKIMLSAGETSGDLHGAALARELRALDPAVSLIGFGGAEMAAAGVVLRQNYTDYNVMGISAVLLNLRRIFALLDDLTRLMEEERPDVLVIIDYPDFNWRLAARAKERGIPVFSYIPPSAWAWRKGRAKSCARVADEIVAIFPHELPPYEAAGANISFVGNPLIDTVRAEMGEEEARRHFGVADGEIPVLLMPGSRREEIERLLAPMLGAAEILAARDSARRFFLPVAGGVDTAQIQRHLAASSVEVTLTYDARYALMGIARAAIAASGTVIMEAAIMGLPAVVLYRMSVLSYLVGRLLVDVPRFSLPNILLGETFETELLQDEVQPERIAEAMENIIADGAARDYVTERLARAVAVLGEPNAARRVAEKILALARTSET